DNA sequence from the Cupriavidus oxalaticus genome:
GCCATGACCGAGGCGGCGACGCACTTCATTACCCCGGTGACGATGCAGGCGCTGTCCGGCCGGCCGGTGTTCCTGTCGCAGTGGGACGCCCGCATCGACAACAACATGGCGCACATCGACCTCTCGCGCGAGGCCGACGCCATCGTCATCGCTCCCGCTTCCACCGACTTCATGGCGCGCCTGGCCAACGGCCTGTGCGACGACCTGCTGAGCACGCTGTGCATCGCGCGCGATTGCCCGCTGCTGGTGGCGCCGGCGATGAACCGCCAGATGTGGGCCGCGCCGGCAACCCAGCGCAACGCCGCGCAGCTGCGCGCCGACGGCGTGACCATCCTGGGGCCCGGCAGCGGCGACCAGGCCTGCGGCGAGGTCGGCGACGGCCGCATGCTCGAGCCGGAAGAACTGCTCGACGACATCATCGCCTTCTTCCAGCCCAAGCCGCTGCAAGGCAAGCGCGTGCTGATCACCGCCGGGCCGACCTTCGAGGCAATCGATCCCGTGCGCGGCATCACCAACCTGTCGTCGGGCAAGATGGGCTTCTCGATCGCGCGCGCGGCGCGCGAGGCCGGCGCCGAAGTCCTGCTGGTGGCCGGGCCGACCGGCCTGCAGACGCCGCGCGGCGTGGTGCGCACCGACGTGCGCAGCGCGCAGCAGATGCACGACGCGGTGCTGGCGCAGCTGCCCGGCGCCGATGTCTTCGTCGCGGTGGCCGCGGTAGCCGACTGGCGCCCCGCCGAGGTCGCCCGGCAGAAGCTGAAGAAAGCCAACGACACCGACACGCCCACGCTGCAGTTCGTGCAGAACCCCGACATCCTTGCCACCGTGGCCGCGCGCACGGATGCGCCCTACTGCGTCGGCTTCGCCGCGGAGAGCGAGAACCTCGAGCAGTACGGCGAACAGAAGCGCCAGCGCAAGGGCGTGCCGCTGCTGGTCGGCAATATCGGCCACCACACCTTTGGCCTGGACGACAACGAGATCGTGCTGTTCGATGCCGCCGGCATGACGCGGCTGCCGCGCGCCGACAAGCTGTCGCTGGCGCGCCAGCTGGTTGCCGCCATCGGCCAGCGCCTGCCGGGGCGCTCGCGCCCCTGACTGTTGAAACGAATTTCCCCGAGATTGTCTATGACCCAGCCTCTGAACCCCACCGTCGAAATCAAGGTGCTCGATGCCCGCCTGAACGAGTGGGGCCTGCCTGCCTACCAGAGCGAAATGGCCGCCGCCATCGACCTGCATGCCTGCGTCGACACGCCGGTGTCGATCGCCCCGGGCACGCCCGCGCAACTGGTCCCGGCCGGCATCGCCGTGCACATGGGCAACCCCTACATGGCCGCGACCATCGTGCCGCGCTCGGGCCTGGGCCACAAGAAAGGCCTGGTGCTGGGCAACTCGATCGGCGTGATCGATGCCGACTACCAGGGCCAGATCATGGTCAGCGTGTGGAACCGCAACGCGCCGGGCACCGAGCCGATCATGATCCAGCCGGGCGAGCGCATCGCGCAGATGATGTTTGTGCCGGTGCTGCGGCCGGTGTTCACGACGGTGGACGAGTTCAGCGAAGACA
Encoded proteins:
- the coaBC gene encoding bifunctional phosphopantothenoylcysteine decarboxylase/phosphopantothenate--cysteine ligase CoaBC, yielding MDLRGKHIVLGLTGGIACYKSAELVRLLTKAGATVQVAMTEAATHFITPVTMQALSGRPVFLSQWDARIDNNMAHIDLSREADAIVIAPASTDFMARLANGLCDDLLSTLCIARDCPLLVAPAMNRQMWAAPATQRNAAQLRADGVTILGPGSGDQACGEVGDGRMLEPEELLDDIIAFFQPKPLQGKRVLITAGPTFEAIDPVRGITNLSSGKMGFSIARAAREAGAEVLLVAGPTGLQTPRGVVRTDVRSAQQMHDAVLAQLPGADVFVAVAAVADWRPAEVARQKLKKANDTDTPTLQFVQNPDILATVAARTDAPYCVGFAAESENLEQYGEQKRQRKGVPLLVGNIGHHTFGLDDNEIVLFDAAGMTRLPRADKLSLARQLVAAIGQRLPGRSRP
- the dut gene encoding dUTP diphosphatase, which translates into the protein MTQPLNPTVEIKVLDARLNEWGLPAYQSEMAAAIDLHACVDTPVSIAPGTPAQLVPAGIAVHMGNPYMAATIVPRSGLGHKKGLVLGNSIGVIDADYQGQIMVSVWNRNAPGTEPIMIQPGERIAQMMFVPVLRPVFTTVDEFSEDSERGAGGFGSTGVHHAKAGA